The Elaeis guineensis isolate ETL-2024a chromosome 13, EG11, whole genome shotgun sequence genome includes a region encoding these proteins:
- the LOC105036387 gene encoding rust resistance kinase Lr10-like, with protein sequence MAVSGLLSAIFLLFFQARSKMTLGYKEKDFFTACPPCYCGKGGPQIRYPFRLEFSPSYCGARGLVLSCWGNETLLSLPDLGSRKVIAIDYRMESITIKLGEPWSDCQVQNFSSTSLTTPVYTPPPTASLVNCSKAWNDGEYDGKRPISCLSSADHFVYLAYIGMSLDELPLDCVVVSTNLVLPGWGDVQMGEVMLRWNSPEIGSTCAGCELSGGRCKFDWTINQTSCSFPEQPGADSSNVNLIIGTSVGALVVLVSVACILVYVFRNYGKEKQVRLKVEKFLATYKATKPTRYSFAHVKKMTRHFKHKLGQGGFGTVYKGELPNGIPVAVKMLMKSKGEGQDFINEVATVGRIHHANVVRLLGFCSEGTWRALIYEFMPNESLEKYIFCKRNKTDHQPLDVKKLEEIAIGIAQGIEYLHQGCNQRILHFDIKPHNILLDHDFNPKIADFGLAKLCSRDQSIITMTAARETMGYIAPEIYCRNFGAVSYKSDVYSFGMLVLEMVGGRKNVDPEIEKTSEIYFPEWVYGRIVQGHNLRLVMQRNGAEEDIVKKLAIVALWCIQWNPMDRPSMTRVVHMLMGNLENLEIPPTPFVSSTG encoded by the exons ATGGCGGTGTCCGGGCTCCTCAGTGCgatctttcttctattcttccaaGCCAGAAGCAAGATGACACTGGGCTataaagaaaaagattttttcacaGCTTGCCCACCTTGCTACTGCGGAAAAGGAGGCCCGCAGATCAGATACCCTTTTCGGCTAGAATTCAGTCCATCATACTGTGGTGCCCGGGGTCTAGTTCTCTCGTGCTGGGGAAACGAAACCCTTCTCTCACTACCTGACTTGGGCTCCCGTAAGGTGATTGCCATTGACTACCGGATGGAATCAATAACGATCAAACTTGGAGAGCCGTGGTCTGACTGCCAGGTGCAAAACTTCAGCTCTACCAGCCTCACAACGCCAGTTTACACACCTCCTCCGACAGCCAGTTTGGTGAACTGTTCCAAAGCATGGAATGACGGGGAGTACGATGGCAAGAGACCGATCTCATGCTTGAGCAGTGCCGACCATTTTGTTTATCTGGCTTATATCGGCATGTCTCTGGACGAGCTACCTTTGGATTGCGTGGTGGTTTCAACTAATCTTGTGCTTCCAGGATGGGGAGATGTGCAAATGGGAGAGGTGATGCTCAGATGGAACTCTCCTGAGATCGGCTCCACATGCGCAGGATGCGAATTGTCGGGAGGACGTTGCAAATTTGACTGGACAATAAACCAAACTTCCTGCAGCTTTCCCGAACAGCCTG GTGCAGATTCTTCAAACGTCAACCTTATCATAG GCACATCTGTTGGTGCATTGGTCGTACTTGTATCGGTGGCGTGCATTCTAGTTTACGTCTTTAGAAATTATGGCAAGGAAAAACAAGTGCGTTTAAAGGTAGAAAAGTTTCTTGCAACCTACAAGGCCACAAAACCCACGCGGTACTCTTTTGCTCATGTTAAAAAGATGACCAGGCATTTCAAGCATAAATTGGGCCAAGGTGGTTTTGGAACCGTATATAAAGGGGAGCTACCAAATGGAATTCCAGTGGCAGTTAAGATGCTGATGAAATCTAAAGGGGAGGGACAAGACTTCATCAATGAAGTAGCCACAGTTGGAAGAATCCACCATGCCAATGTGGTTCGTCTCTTGGGATTTTGTTCTGAAGGAACATGGCGTGCACTTATTTATGAATTTATGCCAAATGAGTCACTGGAGAAGTACATTTTTTgtaaaagaaataaaacagaTCATCAACCATTGGACGTGAAAAAGCTGGAAGAGATTGCTATTGGGATTGCTCAGGGTATCGAGTATTTGCATCAGGGATGCAACCAACGCATCCTACATTTTGACATCAAACCTCACAACATTTTGTTGGACCATGACTTCAATCCAAAGATTGCAGATTTTGGTCTTGCAAAGTTATGCTCGAGAGACCAGAGCATTATCACGATGACTGCTGCGAGGGAAACAATGGGCTACATTGCACCCGAGATTTATTGTAGAAATTTTGGAGCAGTGTCTTATAAATCAGATGTCTATAGTTTTGGAATGTTGGTGCTGGAAATGGTAGGTGGCAGGAAGAATGTTGATCCTGAAATCGAGAAAACAAGCGAGATATATTTTCCAGAGTGGGTATATGGCCGGATAGTACAAGGTCATAATCTAAGATTGGTGATGCAGAGGAATGGAGCTGAAGAAGATATCGTCAAAAAGCTTGCTATAGTCGCCTTATGGTGCATAcagtggaatccaatggatcggCCCTCCATGACAAGAGTGGTTCACATGCTGATGGGAAATTTGGAGAATTTGGAGATACCCCCCACGCCTTTCGTCTCCTCCACTGGTTAA
- the LOC105036386 gene encoding rust resistance kinase Lr10, producing MGTHQVSSICSVLSFLLFFSIRLAMGLAERKVCSSSCGLQKISYPFRLKDDPAGCGLSSRYQLICEGNKTILDIQSDKFYYAGDGFIHHFLKETRYYVTEISYAQRTINVVDFGLASGGCGLPTRSWPFERDDSELSYDGRSSFPYLFAYWRNWATFMNCTRQIKNDTYQFIPCLSQSNNTFAYVVVGEDADLLQFLEPSCRFLAAIPTAGSPEMDSTTDVFKFLQKGFVLSWDDLQRFSFQQCLDELWLLFGDLRWQFGDLKAKEIPARMFVAYESLSFLRCIVDQYTRSYPPRIQVALRILTSTVEHLITLAMLGRLVFAPLAVYLFLAYKFWSTRASIDSVEKFLRNQQTLIPTRYSYTDIIAITSHFKEKIGQGGFGSVFKGKLLGDHLVAIKMLGNSKCDGEEFINEVSTIGRIHHVNVVQLVGFSSEGSKRALVYEYMPNGSLDKYIFSPSGTRHRPSYFTWDKLNDIALGVARGIDYLHRGCDMQILHFDIKPQNILLDQNFTPKISDFGLAKLYPKEYGLVSMSAARGTIGYIAPELISRNFGVISDKSDVYSFGMLLLEMAGGRRNVDQKVENSSQVYYPSWIYDQLAPGKELEINNSIEIGDAERKLCIVGLWCIQMKSSSRPSMSEVIEMLEGDLKSLHMPPRPCFASSQPISVRQSCMDSSLSELSIISEHDELS from the exons ATGGGCACACACCAAGTTTCATCCATCTGTTCTGTGCTTTCATTtctcctcttcttcagcattagacTAGCTATGGGCCTCGCAGAGCGAAAAGTCTGTTCCTCCTCCTGCGGACTGCAAAAGATCAGCTACCCTTTTCGTTTAAAAGATGATCCAGCAGGTTGTGGTCTTTCATCACGGTACCAACTCATTTGCGAAGGTAACAAAACTATCTTGGATATCCAATCAGACAAGTTCTATTATGCTGGGGATGGCTTCATCCACCATTTTCTCAAGGAAACAAGATATTATGTCACTGAAATTTCATATGCCCAACGAACAATCAATGTTGTTGATTTTGGCTTGGCAAGTGGCGGTTGTGGTCTTCCCACTCGATCTTGGCCATTTGAGCGGGATGACTCTGAACTTTCTTACGATGGCCGGTCATCATTCCCGTACTTGTTCGCATATTGGCGTAATTGGGCTACTTTCATGAACTGCACGCGGCAGATTAAGAACGACACGTATCAGTTCATCCCTTGCCTGAGCCAAAGCAACAACACATTTGCTTATGTCGTTGTTGGAGAAGACGCAGATTTGTTGCAGTTTCTTGAGCCTTCCTGCAGGTTTCTGGCTGCGATTCCCACGGCTGGTTCTCCTGAAATGGATTCAACGACTGATGTTTTCAAATTCCTTCAGAAAGGCTTTGTTCTTTCATGGGACGACCTCCAAAGATTCTCATTTCAGCAGTGTCTGGACGAATTATG GTTGCTGTTCGGTGACTTAAGGTGGCAGTTCGGTGATTTAAAGGCAAAGGAAATTCCCGCTCGGATGTTCGTTGCGTATGAAAGCTTATCCTTCTTACGCTGCATCGTCGATCAATACACTCGAAGTTATCCTCCCCGTATTCAAGTAGCCTTGCGGATTTTAACATCAACTGTGGAGCATTTGATAA CACTGGCAATGCTAGGCAGGCTTGTATTTGCACCTTTAGCGGTTTACCTTTTTCTTGCCTACAAATTCTGGAGCACACGAGCATCCATCGACAGTGTGGAGAAGTTTCTGCGGAACCAGCAAACACTAATACCAACGAGGTATTCATACACCGACATCATTGCAATAACGAGCCACTTCAAAGAAAAAATAGGACAAGGGGGTTTTGGGTCCGTCTTCAAAGGGAAACTCCTCGGTGACCATCTGGTCGCCATCAAGATGTTGGGCAATTCCAAGTGCGATGGGGAAGAATTCATCAACGAGGTCTCCACAATTGGCAGGATTCACCACGTAAATGTAGTGCAACTTGTTGGCTTCAGTTCAGAGGGATCCAAAAGGGCTCTCGTATATGAGTACATGCCCAACGGGTCACTTGATAAGTATATCTTCTCGCCAAGCGGAACGAGACACCGTCCTTCGTATTTCACTTGGGATAAACTCAATGATATAGCACTAGGAGTGGCTCGAGGTATCGATTATCTACATCGTGGATGTGATATGCAAATTCTACACTTCGACATCAAGCCTCAGAACATCCTCCTTGACCAAAATTTCACCCCAAAGATTTCAGATTTTGGACTTGCAAAGTTGTATCCGAAGGAATATGGCCTGGTGTCCATGAGTGCTGCCAGAGGGACGATAGGATATATAGCTCCTGAATTGATATCTAGGAATTTTGGGGTGATATCTGATAAATCTGATGTTTATAGTTTTGGAATGTTACTCTTGGAGATGGCAGGGGGAAGGAGGAATGTGGATCAAAAGGTGGAGAATTCAAGTCAGGTTTACTATCCTTCATGGATCTATGATCAGCTTGCGCCGGGGAAAGAACTCGAAATCAATAACAGTATAGAAATTGGTGATGCGGAGAGAAAGCTGTGTATAGTGGGTTTATGGTGCATTCAGATGAAGTCATCTAGTCGTCCGTCGATGAGCGAAGTTATAGAGATGCTGGAAGGTGATCTCAAGAGCCTGCACATGCCACCCAGACCTTGTTTTGCTTCGTCGCAGCCTATATCTGTAAGACAGTCTTGCATGGATTCTTCTCTCAGCGAATTATCGATCATCTCCGAGCATGACGAACTTTCCTGA